TTGGCGGGCCACGGACCAGGCCCGTACTACCCCCGCCGTGGTCGGCTCAGGTGGGCTCCGCTGCGCCGTTATTTCGTTGCGCGTCCGATGGGGTTCCCGCTGTCGTTGCGGTGCTTATCCTCAGAAGGCTCAGGCCGAGGATGAATCCCCAGTCCCGGTTGATCTTCGCGCAATCGCACTGTTCCACCCCTCGGCTCCAGCGCCCCCTCAAACAGCATTGCCTCAATCCGCCGATGGTCGTGGAACCACTCGACGTGTCGAGCGTTCGGAAGGGCCGCCAGCAGCGGCGCATGCAGATTCGGCGCACAATGCCCGGACACGTCGAGTCCGTGCGCAGCGGCCACGGCCGCGGCGCGCAGGAACTCGGTGATCCCGCCGCACCGCGTCACGTCGATCTGCAAACACCCGACCGCCTGTGTGGTGCACAACCGCGCCAGGTCCGCCAGGCTGTGCCCGTACTCGCCGGCGGCCACCTCCGCCCGACTGCGTTCCCGTACGGCGCGCAGACCGTCGGTGTCCTCGCTGGAGACCGGCTCCTCGAACCACCGCACGTCATACCGTTCCATGGCCCTGGCCAGCCGGATCGCCTGCGCGGCCGAGTAGGCCCCGTTCGCGTCGACGAAAAGCTCGACGTCCGGCCCGATCCACTCCCGCACCTGCTCGACGCGGCGCAGGTCGCGCTCCTCGGCGGTCCCCCAGTTCTCCCCGATCTTGATCTTCACCCGGGTCATGCCCTCGTCCTGCCAGGACCGCACCTGCTCGCGCAATCGGGCGTCGTCGTAGGTGATGAACCCGCCGCTGCCGTAGACCGCGACGTCGCCGCGCACGGCGCCGAGCAGTCGGTGCAATGGGATCTCCAGCAGTCGGGCCTTCAGATCCCACAACGCGTAGTCCACGGCCGACAGCGCCATGCCGCCGATGCCCGGACGGCCGAGGTTGCGCAGCGCCCGGACCATCGCCGTCCACGCCGCCGTGGTGGCCATCGGGTCGTGGTCGACCAGCACCGGAGCCAGCGTCTGCTCGATCACCGCGGCGCAGGCAGGTGAGCCGTAGGTCCAGCCCAGGCCGACCTCGCTCCCGGCGATCACCTGGGCCAGCACCAGAGTTGTGCCGTCCCAGTCCGCCGTGCCATCGGCCTCCGGGAAGTCGGTCGGGACCGTCCAGACCGAGGTCATCACCCCGGCGATCGATGGGAACTGACGCACCGTCACCCGTGCTCATCCTGGTGTTTGTGCCCAGGACCGGGCAGGAAGTCCTGCACCTTGGTCTTGATCCCTTCCTTGACGACATCGAAGCGGTCGGAGTCGCCGCGGACCAGGGCCTCGACGGCGTTCTCGATCTGGGCCCAGGTGGCGTGCGGCGGGATCGGCGGCACGGCGGGGTCGGTCCGGAACTCGATCAGCGCGGGTCGATCGGCGGCCAGGACCGAGTCCCAGGCGTCGGCCACCTCGCTCGGCTTCTCCACCGAGATCCCGACCAGGCCGAGGCTGCGGGCGTAGCCGGCGTAGGGGAAGTCGGGCAACTGCTGCGAGGGCAGGAACTGCGGCGAGCCGCCCATCCCGCGAAGCTCCCAGGTGACCTGGTTCAGGTCGTCATTGTGCAGAACGGCGATCACCAGGCGCGGGTCGGCCCAGTTCCGCCAGTACTTCGCGATGGTGATCATCTCGTTGATGCCGTTCATCTGCATCGCGCCATCGCCGACCAAGGCGTAAACCGGTCGGTCCGGCATCGCGTACTTGGCACCGATCGCGTACGGCACGCCGCAGCCCATCGTGGCCAACGTGCCAGAGAGCGTGGCACGCATCGTGCCTCGCATCTTGACGTGGCGGGCGTACCAGTTCGTCGACGAACCGGAGTCGGCGGTGATCACGGCGTCGTCGGGCAGCCGCGGTGAGAGTTCGTGGAAGACGTACTCCGGGTTGATGGGGTCGGCCTCGACGTGGGCGCGACGGGCCATCACGTCCCACCACCGCGCGGTGTTGCTCTCGATCTGCTTGCGCCACGACCGGTCGGAGTTCGCGACCAGCCGGGGCAGCAGCGCGCGCAGCGTCGCCGCGGCGTCGCCGACCAGGTTGACCTCGAACGGGTAACGCAGCCCGATCATGGTCGGGTCGATGTCGATCTGGATGCCCCGGGCCTGCCCGTAGTCCGGCAGGAACTGGCTGTACGGGAAGTTCGACCCGACCACCAGCAGCGCATCGCACTTCGACATCAACTCGTACGACGGCCGGGTACCCAGCAGCCCGATCGAGCCGGTCACCCAGGCCGGCTCATCGGGCAGGACATCCTTGCCCAGCAGGGCTTTCGCGACCCCGGCGCCGAGCAGTTCGGCCAACTGCGTGACCTCGGCCGCGGCACCGCGGGCGCCCTGGCCGACCAGGATCGCGGGCCGCTTCGCCTGGTTGAGAATGGCCGCGGCTCGCTCCAGGTCGGCGTCCGAGGGCACCGGGACGGACCAGGTCAGGTCACGGCTGGAGGGCACCATCTTGAACTCGTGGCCCGGCGCGCTGTACCTCAGCTCCTGCACGTCCGACGGGATGATCACGGCTGTGACGGTGCGACGGGTGGCCGCGATGCGCATCGCGCGGTCCAGCACATTTGGCAACTGCTCGGGGACCGTGACCATCTGGCAGTAGGCGCCGGCGACGTCCTTGAACAAGGAGACCAGATCCACCTCCTGCTGGTAGGACCCGCCCATGGCCGAGCGGCTGGTCTGCCCGACGATCGCCACGACCGGCACGTGGTCGAGCAGCGCGTCGTAGAGCCCGTTGAGCAGGTGGATCGCGCCCGGGCCGCTGGTTGCTGTGCAG
This portion of the Sporichthyaceae bacterium genome encodes:
- a CDS encoding enolase C-terminal domain-like protein, with translation MTVRQFPSIAGVMTSVWTVPTDFPEADGTADWDGTTLVLAQVIAGSEVGLGWTYGSPACAAVIEQTLAPVLVDHDPMATTAAWTAMVRALRNLGRPGIGGMALSAVDYALWDLKARLLEIPLHRLLGAVRGDVAVYGSGGFITYDDARLREQVRSWQDEGMTRVKIKIGENWGTAEERDLRRVEQVREWIGPDVELFVDANGAYSAAQAIRLARAMERYDVRWFEEPVSSEDTDGLRAVRERSRAEVAAGEYGHSLADLARLCTTQAVGCLQIDVTRCGGITEFLRAAAVAAAHGLDVSGHCAPNLHAPLLAALPNARHVEWFHDHRRIEAMLFEGALEPRGGTVRLREDQPGLGIHPRPEPSEDKHRNDSGNPIGRATK
- a CDS encoding thiamine pyrophosphate-requiring protein; its protein translation is MSSQTVADHVLERLREWGVDQVFGYAGDGINGLLAAWQRADNKPTFIQARHEEMAAFSACAYAKFSGQVGVCTATSGPGAIHLLNGLYDALLDHVPVVAIVGQTSRSAMGGSYQQEVDLVSLFKDVAGAYCQMVTVPEQLPNVLDRAMRIAATRRTVTAVIIPSDVQELRYSAPGHEFKMVPSSRDLTWSVPVPSDADLERAAAILNQAKRPAILVGQGARGAAAEVTQLAELLGAGVAKALLGKDVLPDEPAWVTGSIGLLGTRPSYELMSKCDALLVVGSNFPYSQFLPDYGQARGIQIDIDPTMIGLRYPFEVNLVGDAAATLRALLPRLVANSDRSWRKQIESNTARWWDVMARRAHVEADPINPEYVFHELSPRLPDDAVITADSGSSTNWYARHVKMRGTMRATLSGTLATMGCGVPYAIGAKYAMPDRPVYALVGDGAMQMNGINEMITIAKYWRNWADPRLVIAVLHNDDLNQVTWELRGMGGSPQFLPSQQLPDFPYAGYARSLGLVGISVEKPSEVADAWDSVLAADRPALIEFRTDPAVPPIPPHATWAQIENAVEALVRGDSDRFDVVKEGIKTKVQDFLPGPGHKHQDEHG